Within Paralichthys olivaceus isolate ysfri-2021 chromosome 14, ASM2471397v2, whole genome shotgun sequence, the genomic segment tttttacttgcTCAaacaatcatcctgtgccactgcactttacttataacatttcatacaaaccaCTACAGTAAAAAGCTTATATAATGTAcatattcatcattttttttagtATAAAAAATTAGTtagtttcaaatgttttttattctattgcctttttatatttctttattctcttgtctacctcattctgatgtgcctgctgctgtaaacactGAATTTTCCCAGTGTGTGGATctataaagttttatcttatcttatcttaaatcatgatgttttctaatcactcacatgaactgatctttataaaaacctgatgaattcatatttatgttcctggataaacggggcgtcgcttcttctgcaaaTCACAGAACTGCGTCGTAATCAGAGGGAAGGACTTCTGTTTGCACAAGTAACACCTTATAGGTTGATCTCGGAGTTTCTGATATTAgactacaaataataatataatatatagtattaTAAAGTAATTCTCGTAACGATATGCAAGGtgtattaaaaagacaaaagctcaGTTATAATGTAGAgtatttatgaaaacaaaaacaaatgtttttgccGCAAACACATTAAAGAAGCATAATCTTTGTTTTGTAATGCAGACAGAATACATTTGCATTGTACTGCATTAAGTAGGCAGACCCTCCTATTAAATGTcattgtacacactcacacactccacaGAATGAAGAAGAATCTTCATTACTATGTGGTCTTTGACTTACTTTGACTAGTGTAGAGACAACCTCGAATTGACTGATCACTAACAGCAGAGGGGCTATAACgatgagaggaagaagggaaTATCCAATCACTCCGAGAACCTGGCCGAACGACACCTACCAAAAAGAACCACAGGACAAGACTCCATGAGAAAATGtttatgatatataataataacttcagTGTCAAGTGTGATGATATCTCAACTGgctgaagaggatgaagaggctGCACCTACCTCACCACCAAGGACACGTGCCAGCAGGAAGATTGTTAATGATCCAAATATCCAGATGGTGATGATCCAAGACACAACCTGTGAAATCAAAGCAGAGTTTGGTGTCATCACTTAAAAACAGTCAATTAACTTTCATGTGCCATTCACATCATATTATCAACATGATTTAACCACATGAACTAAAACGGCTCAAACTagtctttatatttattctgaTATATTCAAGTTAACCCCTAGTGCACTGTAGGAACTAAACAAATGCAACATAGTGCATATCCAGGTTCTGCTTTTGATTCTACTGACTGACCTCTGGTGCCAAGGCCCTGGAACTACAAGTTAAAAAGCTGACTAACCAGATGGTTTGTTAGACAGAACCATCTGTAAAGGTTTTGGTGGAGTCTGTTTAGCAAAGGGCAGGGGCTTTAAGTATTTGGTGGGTGATTGGATGAACTATCTGTCTTTCATCATCTATCATACTATGCTAATACTCCTTAGAAGCTGCtgttaaagatccagtgtgtagaatttagtgatatctagtgttgaagttgcatgttgcagctgaacacccctcacctcaccatccccctccaaacatgaaaaagaaactgtggtagcttcagttgtcataaaaactcaaaaagtgtttggtgtgttcagtctggactaatgtaaaaaacatggcggcctccgtagagaggagccCCTGAATGTAataattaagtatttaaatataaagggccttttctggggtaaataaaactacaattcatacaatttagatgaaacaaactagtgcaaacatcatgaggattattcttcattaaatttctgccaatagttccctttcacctaaatcttacacactggacctttaacaaacAGCCAATTGTCATTGTTGTCACACCCAAGACACCCATATCTGCCAGTAGCCCCTCCCTCCTAAGGCCCTGTTTGGTTTAAACCACTGTCGTTCAGCCACAAGTGAATAGTTTGAATTCTCCAGCAGAACTGCAAAGTTATGGGAGTTGGTAGAAGTGCACCGTCTGCTGTAATTGGTAAAGGGAGGTTTTGTTTCATCTCCTAAAAAGGCCTAAAATGGTGGGATAATGCTTGACTTTAAAAATGAAGATCAGACAGTGGTATTTATTATGTCCTGCTCACCCTGAACTGTCCATAGATGGAGATCATGGAGAAGAGCAGCACCACAGCCAGAGGGCCCCAGAAGTCCGGGTTGTCTCTGACCACCTGCCGGTTGAAGCCCAGTGATGGCATTGGCATCAGCACACAACGAATCTTGTAATAGATGTCCTTCAGGTCAATGTCCAGTTCCtccctgctctcacacacacacacacacgcacacgcaatACAGAATCGCAACAAGAAGGATGACGTCAGGGCTGCTTTCTTTTTATTGACATCAGATCTGaaccaaattaaaacaaattcttCTAAAACTCCAAACTGTTTGGCCATCATGTATAAGTGAAGTTGTGATATCACAACACTGAGTTCCCTCATGATTAAAGCTAATCAGCTGGTAAGCAGGTTCTCATTTTTACTGCAGGGCACTTTAACTGCATGTTTATACTACAGTTGAGTTGTAGTAGCAGCCACCAAATGAAATTTGTATTAGCTGTCATAAGGGGATGCAACCAGATCCACCAACCATTGTCAACCAACCGAACTTGCTCTGTTGTTGGTTTTCCTACACTGAGCAAGGATGCAGATGTGTCTGTCTCCCACCACAATTTAAAATGAtccaaattacattaaacaacaGGCATGCTTGTACAGAGAAAAAGACTGGACAGAACATTTACTCACAGGAGAGGTTTGATCTCTTCACCgtcatcctcctccacttccagCAGCCAGCCGTAGCCCCGTTGCCTCAGGAAGGTGGTGGCGTACGGGTCTTTCCCGCCGTCACTGCCCATGTTTAGCTTGATGTCTGGGGCACTTATGGTGCCGCTGAGTTCTATGGAGgacatgtttatttacacattcatcacattgttTACACGAGTGACGAATCTGTAAACGTTCAAATGTTGCATTTCTAACCCTCACAACGAGTATCTGAATATTTGGCAAAGGATAAATCTGCACTTAAACTGTAGAGGTAAAGAACAATAACCTGACCTGCACTGCTGTAAATTACATACTGCGACCATTGTCCAACATTATATAATCTTACTAGTTTGCATATGTATCAacttaatatttgatttatgaTTCACAACTTCCTCATCCGTTCTTGTCATGTTTGGACTACAACACTGCAATGTCCCTTAGTGATCAATTAAAAAGTAGAGCTCCGTCTATTCAGTCATTtattaaacaaaatattaaGACACTGGcttaataaatacacatttctacatttctatTACCGAGCCCTGTTACTGAAGTAAATGTAACGGTTTATCAAAATCTATTTCCATTAATCCCTCTCACAGCCTCCATCTGCCTCAGGACGTTACTGTAAGAACTGCTGAGAGACCAGTGTAAACAAGAGAGTAAATAGGATTCAATCCGGATCCTGCATCTATTGTCACCGAGCTAATCGACTTGAAGAGCAGCCCCTTCGTGTCCGTCTTGACTGGTCTCTGGTGTCCTTACAGCAGTTTCCAGTGACGTCTGCTAGCTTCGATCTTCTCGtgcaaacataaacaacaaCGTAGCAGTGCTTCGTTTAGTTGGCTAACCCGATTATAGCTCCCCCAACGAACAATCACGTCACAGCAGCTCTTTCAAACGGCACGACACAAGTAGTATCTCAATGACTGGCGTCGTATTTCAGCTCGTTCGCCACCTtgtgaaaactaaaacaagaCACGTAAACATGTATGTGGTGGGCTGGTTGAAGGCCTGCTAGCCGTAGAGTTGCGCTAGCATTAGCCTACCTTCAGCCTCTGTCGAGGACACGAACGTGAAGTCTCCGTTGGTGGGAGGAAACTGCATCCTGTTGATTTCTGTCCCGACCTCAGGTCCAaagaaatgacatttaaatgagcGGTCAGTGAAAAGTGTCCGGGAGCGTTAGCCACGCTGTCATTAGCCCACAGCTCATCggtttaaagtttaaactgtCATTTTGTTGTAGCTCCGTCTGTCACCACTGCTGCTAAAAGCCGGAAGAGTGGGGCATGCTGGGTAAGGAGACACGTCGTACGATGCATTCAGAGCGGGACATAAAGCTGGGAAACGAGACAACTTATTGccaaaaaaaacagaaccatATTGTATGGAGAGTTTCTGAATCTCTAAATATACAGTTGTTTCTGAGCTCAACTAAGAAAAGTCCTCTGCTCAGTTTAAGCAATGATTCATATTTATTAACTTTATTCTTAGTTTGCTTTTTTTCAGTCAAACAAGACACCAGAGATTTTATCAACGAGAGTCTACACAAACAAACTATTATTGAGATTGTCTTTCAATCACTGTTTGACTCAATAAATTCTTgctttatatatttgattttctttggCAAGTGCAATGATTGTTTTAGTTTCTGTTGCTTGAAATAGACTGAAGATTTCCAAATACAAgcaagtctttttttatttacatcctCAGATtatgatatgaaaatgtataaataaacattttaaaggtcTGGTAGTTAattatcataatgttttcaATATATCAAAATCAGCCATAATTCAATCTGAGGCAAGCTCTAAGGTAATGGGCGAATCAGTGGAGATTCAGGGTGAAGAAATGATTGATGCAATGATTGAACAGCTGGTGATTattcaaagaaaaaatatgATGTCCTGTCTCCCTGTTCTCATTCTGCAGGTATGTGACTCTGGAGCTGCATGATCCAGATGTGGTACTGCTACTCAACTATCATTTATTgttatcattgtaaaatgtatgATTGATGCTGCTATATCACTGCTGCAGTTGTAGTGATGTTACACTATTGCATTTATCACTACTATTATACTTTTATCTGttaggatgtttttttaaagtttacatTATGTCCCATCTGAAAACAAAGGACGAGGCTTGTGACAAATACTGCAGCCAACTACCTGGGGGATGATCAAGATGTTCTGGCTTCAAATACAGTCATTagttaaagagagaggtggtTGGTGAAGACCTTTACAGCTTTGTTTATGCATGTAATTTAGTATTTATGAATAGTACTTTGTGCTCCTTTATGTTCAGGAAATGTTGTATGTTTAAATCAGTTTAATTTATATCACAGCTTAAGTTATGGTGAAGATTTTATTTCCAAAACATGGGAAGAACTTCCAAAATTTGATGATTCGATTGACAGAAAATAGGTAAGTCCTTATCTTGCAAAAAATATGAAGCATTTTAGGGaaccagcttctcaaatgtgaatgCTTTAACTTGTAATTacagtttttaataaaatgtaatgattgtcATTACTTTtctaatttcatttttcatttgtttgtctctttttttctaacCATTGATTTGTGATGTATAACcataaacagaaacagaaaatcatCATTCAGTAACAGTATCAGCTACAGGGACTGAAATCATAGACGGTATGCAAAGATTAGTTCCAGGCCGCCCTCACACTAACCATCAGACCACAGTCTTTCAGACCACTACTGTTAGTTGATGTCACAGGTACCAGATGAATACATGTGGCCACTGTGGAAGAAAAATAACcacattacaaaatacaaatatttgtgaCTAACCAATAAATACGAGCAATTTGCGTTAAATTTCAAGAAACATTTATTAACAATTTTAACACAATAGGTCTTTATACAGTATCCTCTTGCTCTGaacaagaaaaccaaaaaaatcaagtcTGCTTTCTTGATATAACCTCTCATGAACAGTTTATGGTTTTTCTTCAAGGAAAACCCAGTGTAGAAAGACATGGCTGACAGTAACAGtgttgcagcacaaacacacacatatatatgcatattattatgatattttCTATAATCGTTAGCTGAGTTCAGACCAAAACGTCCCTAACGCCACATTTCTAGATTTTgcccttaaaataaaataaattacatgtaTTATTCAGACTCATGCTGCAGATTAAAATCAACACATGAACatatattaaaacatatattaaaACACATACAAAGCCTTACACTTAGGACAGAGTGGAAAGTGCTGACTCCTGCAGCCACAATGAACGAATGGATGGATAGCAGCGGTGGCTGAGGGATTAGACCTCACTTCTGCATGTCGAAGTGTCCTtcggcaagacactgaacccctgAATGCCCCCTCATAGGTGTTAAATGCACTAATTCTAATTAGTGACAGTGTAATTAGTAATGAATGAAACCAGAAGCAAACACGTTTGTTGAGTCATGATATACATGTCATTGAAGGAGATGGGGGGCAGCTGACTACTTTAACTCCTCCTGGGTTCTGACTACAGTCTTACAGTCATTTATACAGTTTATGCTCTGACTCTGGTCTGACTTCAGGCAGCGTGTCTGGCAACCCTTCAGAAAGGCCCAGTTCAGCCGGGAAAACCGCGGACATGGCAACCCTGTCCAACGCACTCCTACTAACCCCGCCCTCTCGGTCCGTCCGACCAATGACAGCAGGCCATACTGAAAGCGCTCGTTTTACCGCTAAAACCAAACTCGCCGGGGAATCCTCTTCTTCCTGCAGCGGCTGCTGTGTTTGGATCCGATCGACAGCACGTCAGTGAGTTTTAACGCCTCACTCCCTGCTTTGCATGATTTGTCTTCTGTGTGCAGCCTCCGTTACTTTGTGTCGTCTCAACGGAGAACGTGTCCACTAGTTGTGTTGCTGTCTCGTCGTCGCTGTAGCAGAAGAACTCAGCTCTGGGTTTAAACGAGACGTTCGTGTTCCCTGACGCGCTGCACCCGGAGAACCACACGTTCAGAACCGCTGATTTAACATTGACACGCTTGTAAATAACTGTATCCACAGCATGAGGTACAAATCGATAACATGTTTCAGTCTGTCTGAGTTATTTGTCAAATTCGGTTTCTTCAGTTGCCAGAAATGTGCAGTTAAACTGTTGGTTGGTGTTAGCTAGCTGTAACGTTAGCCCTGTCCCCACGCAGAAAGCTTGAATAACGGAAAACAGGGACATGGTGTGTTTTAACTTCTCACCAGATCAGTGTCGATGGTTTGACAAGGCTTTATTTAGATTCAGTGGACATTGTGTCCATGACCATGTGAGAGCTGCCTGTAAACAGAAGCATCATGAATCAAAGCCTGAGCTCGGCTGCAGTGGTTTACTGCACCTCCCAGGAGA encodes:
- the yipf4 gene encoding protein YIPF4 — encoded protein: MQFPPTNGDFTFVSSTEAEELSGTISAPDIKLNMGSDGGKDPYATTFLRQRGYGWLLEVEEDDGEEIKPLLEELDIDLKDIYYKIRCVLMPMPSLGFNRQVVRDNPDFWGPLAVVLLFSMISIYGQFRVVSWIITIWIFGSLTIFLLARVLGGEVSFGQVLGVIGYSLLPLIVIAPLLLVISQFEVVSTLVKLFGVFWAAYSAASLLVGDEFKTKKPLLIYPIFLLYIYFLSLYTGV